In Pedobacter sp. SL55, the following proteins share a genomic window:
- a CDS encoding cytochrome d ubiquinol oxidase subunit II — MEQVVIAFLCLAILLYFLLGGADFGAGIIELFTSTKNRSRTRKTMYHAIGPVWEANHMWLIIAIVILFVAFPRIYTTMSVHLHIPLAIMLIGIIARGTAFVFRHYDAVKDDMQWLYNRIFRYSSFLTALFLGILAGSVLSGKIDPVATNFTDAYIFGWLNWFSISVGLFTTALCGFLAAIYLIGECKTKEDKNRFIKKAEYMNVAAVVFGAMVFFSAAMEDVPLMNWVIYNRVGLSAVILASLSLVLLWYLLLKGKTKILRLLAGFQVTMILVAISYAHFPNFIRLKGGNVVSLYETVAPEKTVQSLGWALVLGSFLILPFLGYLFYKFQQKEE, encoded by the coding sequence ATGGAACAGGTAGTCATTGCTTTTTTATGTTTAGCCATTTTGCTCTATTTTTTATTAGGCGGGGCCGATTTTGGAGCTGGAATTATCGAACTGTTTACTTCTACAAAAAACAGAAGTCGTACCCGTAAAACCATGTACCATGCCATTGGCCCAGTTTGGGAAGCCAACCACATGTGGTTAATTATTGCAATCGTGATCTTGTTTGTGGCTTTTCCTCGAATTTATACTACCATGTCGGTTCATTTGCATATCCCTTTAGCCATTATGCTTATTGGTATTATTGCTCGTGGTACGGCCTTTGTGTTTAGGCATTATGATGCCGTTAAAGATGATATGCAGTGGCTATATAATCGTATTTTTAGGTATTCGAGTTTTTTAACCGCATTGTTTCTGGGTATTTTAGCCGGAAGTGTCTTGTCTGGAAAGATAGATCCTGTTGCAACCAACTTTACTGATGCCTATATTTTCGGCTGGTTAAATTGGTTTTCTATCTCTGTTGGTTTGTTTACTACCGCTTTGTGCGGTTTTTTAGCGGCAATTTATTTAATAGGAGAATGTAAAACTAAAGAAGACAAAAATCGGTTCATCAAAAAAGCTGAATACATGAATGTGGCAGCAGTTGTTTTCGGAGCGATGGTTTTTTTTAGCGCCGCTATGGAAGATGTTCCTTTGATGAATTGGGTAATTTACAACAGAGTTGGATTAAGTGCCGTGATTTTAGCAAGTCTTTCTTTAGTGTTGCTATGGTATCTCTTGTTGAAAGGAAAGACGAAAATTTTGAGATTGTTGGCCGGTTTTCAGGTAACGATGATTTTAGTTGCCATTAGCTATGCGCATTTTCCTAATTTTATCCGTTTAAAAGGTGGAAATGTGGTTTCTCTGTATGAAACCGTAGCTCCAGAAAAAACGGTGCAGAGTTTGGGATGGGCTTTAGTTTTGGGTAGTTTTTTGATTTTGCCTTTTCTTGGATATTTGTTTTATAAGTTTCAGCAGAAGGAGGAATAG
- the glmM gene encoding phosphoglucosamine mutase gives MTLIKSISGIRGTIGGKAGDGLTPIDVVKFTAAFGSWVISKAENKRIVIGRDARISGEMVNNLVVGTLQGLGIEVIDLGLSTTPTVEIAVPLEKAAGGIILTASHNPKQWNALKLLNAKGEFISDTDGKEVLEIAENSDFSFAEVDELGQVRKDDTYIQKHIDAILALPLVDVDAIKKANFKVAIDCVNSTGGIFLPPLLKALGVDTVYELYCEPNGQFPHNPEPLPENLTEIAKVVQQNNADLGIVVDPDVDRLALVNEDGSMFGEEYTLVAVADYVLKNTPGNTVSNLSSTRALRDVTEKAGQQYNAAAVGEVNVVNQMKATNAIIGGEGNGGVIYPESHYGRDALVGIALFLSHLAKFGKPISVLRASYPSYHISKNKITLTPEMDIDALLKEVEGKYEKQPHSTIDGLKIEFDKSWVHLRRSNTEPIIRIYSEAENETTAENLAQKIISDIKEILQIS, from the coding sequence TTGACTTTAATTAAATCCATCTCTGGTATAAGGGGCACTATTGGCGGCAAGGCTGGCGATGGTTTAACCCCAATTGACGTAGTAAAATTTACAGCTGCTTTTGGTTCGTGGGTAATCAGCAAAGCTGAAAATAAAAGAATAGTAATTGGCCGCGATGCCCGTATTTCGGGCGAAATGGTAAATAATTTGGTGGTGGGTACTTTGCAAGGGCTGGGTATTGAAGTGATTGACCTTGGTTTATCAACTACGCCTACCGTAGAAATTGCGGTTCCGTTAGAAAAAGCAGCTGGTGGAATTATTTTAACTGCAAGCCACAACCCAAAACAATGGAATGCACTAAAACTGTTAAATGCCAAAGGCGAATTTATTAGTGATACCGATGGTAAAGAGGTTTTAGAAATTGCAGAAAATTCGGATTTCAGCTTTGCTGAAGTAGACGAGCTTGGCCAAGTAAGAAAAGACGATACTTATATACAAAAACATATTGATGCGATATTAGCTTTGCCTTTGGTAGATGTGGATGCCATCAAGAAAGCCAATTTTAAGGTAGCTATTGATTGTGTGAACTCTACAGGAGGTATTTTTCTTCCACCTTTGTTGAAAGCTTTAGGTGTTGATACCGTTTACGAATTGTATTGCGAACCGAATGGGCAATTTCCTCATAATCCGGAGCCACTGCCAGAAAATTTGACAGAAATTGCTAAAGTAGTACAACAAAACAATGCCGATTTGGGTATTGTAGTAGATCCAGATGTGGATAGGTTAGCATTAGTAAACGAAGATGGCTCTATGTTTGGCGAAGAATATACGTTGGTAGCTGTAGCAGACTATGTACTGAAAAACACACCTGGTAATACGGTTTCTAATCTTTCGTCTACAAGGGCATTAAGAGATGTAACAGAAAAAGCGGGTCAGCAATACAATGCAGCTGCGGTAGGAGAGGTAAACGTAGTTAACCAAATGAAAGCAACCAACGCTATTATTGGTGGCGAAGGAAACGGCGGTGTGATCTATCCAGAATCGCACTATGGCAGAGACGCTTTGGTTGGTATTGCATTGTTCCTGTCGCACTTGGCAAAATTTGGCAAACCTATTTCTGTATTAAGAGCAAGTTACCCATCGTATCATATCTCTAAAAACAAGATTACCTTAACACCAGAAATGGATATCGATGCCTTGTTAAAAGAGGTAGAAGGAAAATATGAAAAGCAACCCCATAGCACTATAGATGGGCTTAAAATTGAGTTCGATAAATCGTGGGTACACTTACGCAGATCTAACACCGAGCCAATTATTCGTATCTACAGCGAGGCAGAAAATGAAACTACAGCCGAGAATTTGGCGCAAAAAATCATCTCTGATATTAAAGAAATATTGCAGATAAGCTAA
- a CDS encoding class I SAM-dependent methyltransferase: protein MQRKWFQYWFNSPYYHILYGNRNDEEAELLIDNLLAHLKPKADSKIIDIACGRGRHAIYLNKKGYDVTGIDLSEQNIKYAQQFEQKNLHFYVHDMRKLSYINYFDVALNLFTSFGYFETEKDHVNALKAFRKSLKDDGTFVIDYFNTQKIIKNLTHQEIKTIDGIEFHLSKFVAEGKIIKHINFEHRLKDYAFEERVQAFLLSDFETMLEKSGLQIVEKFGNYHLEAFDELKSDRLILVCKKA, encoded by the coding sequence ATGCAACGTAAATGGTTTCAATATTGGTTTAATTCGCCATACTATCATATACTTTATGGCAACCGAAATGATGAAGAAGCTGAATTATTGATTGATAATTTATTAGCTCATTTGAAACCAAAGGCCGATAGCAAAATTATTGATATAGCCTGTGGCAGAGGTAGGCACGCCATTTATCTAAATAAAAAAGGTTACGATGTTACAGGCATCGACCTTTCTGAACAAAATATTAAATACGCACAGCAGTTTGAGCAAAAGAACTTACATTTCTATGTGCATGATATGCGTAAACTCTCTTACATCAATTATTTTGATGTTGCTTTAAATCTTTTTACCAGCTTTGGCTATTTCGAAACAGAAAAAGACCATGTAAATGCCTTAAAAGCTTTTAGAAAAAGTTTGAAAGATGATGGTACTTTTGTGATCGATTATTTCAACACGCAAAAAATTATCAAAAACTTAACCCACCAAGAAATTAAAACCATTGATGGTATAGAGTTTCATCTCTCTAAATTTGTGGCCGAAGGAAAAATTATCAAGCACATTAACTTTGAACACCGATTAAAAGATTATGCCTTTGAAGAGCGTGTGCAAGCTTTTTTATTGAGTGATTTTGAAACGATGCTCGAAAAAAGCGGCCTGCAAATCGTAGAAAAATTCGGCAATTACCATTTAGAAGCATTTGATGAACTGAAATCGGACCGATTAATTTTAGTTTGTAAAAAAGCATGA
- a CDS encoding DUF485 domain-containing protein, which translates to MHVNSTTEEKEIVTQQKSKLGVRLFFIYLICYAGFVALGVFNYELLSTTVFSGLNLAIVYGIGLIVFAVIMGIIYNYYCTKYEDDADKQEELVKGDQR; encoded by the coding sequence ATGCATGTAAACAGCACAACCGAGGAAAAAGAAATCGTAACCCAACAAAAATCTAAACTGGGCGTACGGTTATTTTTCATTTACCTAATCTGCTATGCAGGTTTTGTTGCACTCGGTGTATTTAACTACGAACTACTATCTACTACCGTGTTTTCTGGACTAAACCTAGCCATAGTTTACGGCATTGGTTTAATTGTATTTGCCGTTATTATGGGTATCATCTATAATTATTACTGCACGAAATATGAGGATGATGCCGATAAACAAGAGGAATTAGTGAAGGGAGATCAAAGATGA
- a CDS encoding LptF/LptG family permease, which produces MGFLKRRSKIIDAYIIGKYLGTFVYTLAVFVVVIVIFDLSEKLDDFLGNDMTAWEIVTEYYAGSIPFYVNMLSPLMNFIAVIFFTAKMADQTEIVPILSGGVSFNRFLRPYFISAFIIFSINLASNLYLLPYTNKIKNSFENQVIKKNDPYTKSNIHMKIDEHTYIYIDNFDNRSNIGYRFALDRFKGDVLEKKLVAEQISYDSLKRVWKLTNYTTRNIKDLKETMVYASSKTKDTVLDMKPDDFSVYDNVVESMTSKELSDKIKKEKIRGSGVMNDLLFEQYKRYVQPLSAFVLTLIGVALSSRKVRGGVGLPLGIGIVLSFLFIVLNQFAKMFSTKGGVPPLLANLLPVAIFGLLGLYLLRRAPK; this is translated from the coding sequence ATGGGTTTCTTAAAGCGACGTTCGAAAATTATAGACGCCTACATTATTGGCAAGTACTTGGGCACATTTGTGTACACCTTGGCTGTATTTGTAGTGGTTATTGTAATTTTTGACTTATCTGAAAAGCTGGATGATTTTCTTGGAAACGATATGACCGCCTGGGAAATTGTAACTGAGTATTATGCTGGTTCTATCCCATTTTATGTAAACATGCTCTCGCCCTTAATGAACTTTATTGCGGTAATTTTCTTTACTGCAAAAATGGCCGACCAAACCGAAATTGTGCCAATTTTAAGTGGAGGTGTAAGTTTCAACAGGTTTTTAAGGCCTTATTTTATTTCTGCATTTATCATTTTCTCCATCAACTTAGCATCTAATTTATACCTATTACCTTATACTAATAAGATTAAAAACAGCTTCGAAAATCAGGTAATTAAAAAGAACGACCCTTACACCAAGTCGAACATACACATGAAGATAGATGAGCATACCTACATCTATATCGATAATTTTGACAACCGCAGTAATATCGGCTACCGCTTTGCTTTAGACCGTTTTAAGGGCGATGTTTTAGAGAAAAAATTGGTTGCCGAACAAATTAGTTACGACTCTTTAAAACGTGTTTGGAAGCTGACCAATTACACCACCAGAAACATTAAAGATTTAAAAGAAACCATGGTTTATGCCAGTTCTAAAACAAAAGATACCGTTTTGGATATGAAACCTGATGATTTCTCGGTATACGACAATGTAGTAGAAAGTATGACCAGCAAGGAACTTTCTGATAAAATTAAAAAAGAAAAAATTAGAGGATCTGGTGTAATGAACGACTTGCTTTTTGAGCAATACAAGCGTTACGTACAACCTTTATCAGCGTTTGTACTTACCTTAATTGGCGTTGCGCTCTCGTCCAGAAAAGTACGTGGCGGGGTAGGCCTGCCTTTAGGAATTGGCATAGTGCTGAGCTTTTTGTTCATTGTACTAAACCAGTTCGCCAAAATGTTTTCTACCAAAGGAGGCGTACCACCTTTATTAGCTAATTTACTACCAGTAGCTATATTTGGTTTGCTAGGACTATATCTGTTACGGAGAGCGCCGAAATAG
- a CDS encoding cysteine desulfurase family protein — protein sequence MKRVYLDNAATTPLDPVVVAEMTNVMTNYFGNPSAIHALGREVRTLVEKARKTVASLLNASPSEIFFTSGGTEADNTAIRCGIAAYGIKHAITSKIEHHAVEHTLSMLLKDGVIDKLSFVNIDEKGNVDYAHLEELLQNNDRTFVSLMHANNELGTLTDMEKVGDLCEKYNAIYHADTVQTMGHYVHDVRKLKAHFIVCAAHKLHGPKGVGFLYVNNSIKIPPMIYGGAQERNMRGGTENVYGIVGLSKALEIAYTEMEAHQKHVQDLKDYMKAQLIAEVPGIAFNGETDADKSLYTVLNVSFPEMDMADMLLFNLDINGICASGGSACSSGSNIGSHVLNGIKADPNRPAVRFSFSKYTTKEEIDYTLEKVKMVVKQNALA from the coding sequence ATGAAACGAGTTTATTTAGATAACGCTGCTACCACGCCGCTAGACCCGGTTGTAGTTGCAGAGATGACCAACGTAATGACAAATTACTTCGGAAATCCTTCTGCGATACATGCTTTGGGTAGAGAGGTAAGAACTTTGGTAGAGAAGGCACGTAAAACGGTAGCCTCATTATTGAATGCTTCGCCGTCAGAAATTTTCTTTACTTCGGGAGGTACAGAGGCAGATAATACGGCCATTCGTTGTGGCATTGCCGCCTATGGTATTAAACACGCTATTACCTCTAAAATAGAACACCATGCTGTAGAGCATACTTTAAGTATGTTGCTTAAAGATGGCGTTATCGATAAACTGAGTTTTGTAAATATTGATGAAAAAGGTAATGTTGATTATGCGCACTTAGAAGAACTGTTGCAAAACAACGACCGCACTTTTGTTTCGTTAATGCATGCCAACAACGAGCTAGGTACCTTAACTGATATGGAAAAAGTGGGCGATTTGTGCGAAAAGTACAATGCCATTTACCATGCAGATACCGTACAAACTATGGGGCATTACGTTCATGATGTGCGTAAACTGAAAGCTCATTTTATTGTTTGTGCTGCACATAAATTACACGGCCCAAAAGGGGTAGGTTTTTTATATGTAAATAACAGCATCAAAATACCACCAATGATTTATGGTGGTGCGCAAGAACGCAACATGCGTGGTGGCACCGAAAATGTATATGGTATTGTGGGCTTGTCAAAAGCTTTAGAAATTGCTTACACAGAAATGGAAGCACACCAAAAGCATGTACAGGATTTGAAAGATTACATGAAAGCGCAGCTAATTGCCGAAGTGCCGGGTATTGCTTTTAACGGCGAAACTGATGCTGATAAAAGTTTGTATACGGTTTTAAACGTTTCTTTCCCAGAAATGGATATGGCAGATATGTTGTTGTTTAATTTGGATATTAACGGTATCTGTGCTTCGGGCGGTAGTGCGTGTTCGTCTGGGTCTAATATTGGTTCTCACGTTTTAAACGGCATTAAAGCAGATCCAAATCGCCCTGCGGTACGTTTTTCTTTTAGCAAATACACCACAAAAGAAGAAATAGATTACACCTTAGAGAAAGTGAAAATGGTGGTTAAGCAAAACGCTTTGGCTTAA
- a CDS encoding LapA family protein, which yields MKAKTIFIVIVTVLLTIFLMDNKDAVDFNFIFVDDVPVSKLAVIGICILIGFVLGFLVGRPRKTYSSYNDEIEGNYPAEQPKSTLSDEDRDYIS from the coding sequence ATGAAAGCAAAAACCATATTTATCGTTATCGTAACTGTCTTATTAACCATCTTTTTAATGGACAACAAAGACGCCGTAGATTTTAACTTCATTTTTGTTGACGATGTACCCGTATCTAAGTTAGCGGTAATTGGAATCTGCATTTTAATAGGCTTTGTATTGGGGTTTTTAGTAGGCCGACCACGCAAAACCTACAGCAGCTATAACGACGAAATTGAAGGCAACTACCCTGCTGAACAACCAAAAAGTACGCTAAGCGACGAAGATAGAGATTATATCAGTTAA
- a CDS encoding oxidoreductase, with amino-acid sequence MKKAIIFGASGFIGSYLLSNLLQSDTYSEVTIVVRKPLNIQHPKLKMVIADYHSLAQNAAYLAADDVFISLGTTKKKTPDQKEYYQIDHDYPVLAAQLTKANGASAVMLLSAVGANAKSNIFYTKTKGEAERDVIAVGFEHTHIFRPSIIMGNRAESRPLEKIFIKIFSVANLLLVGKLNKYKGITAENIAKAMIKAAQIPTEKVKFYHWKEMIELS; translated from the coding sequence ATGAAAAAAGCAATTATTTTTGGGGCAAGCGGTTTTATCGGCAGCTATTTATTAAGTAATTTATTGCAAAGCGATACCTACAGCGAAGTAACTATAGTTGTACGTAAACCATTGAACATTCAGCATCCAAAATTAAAAATGGTAATTGCCGATTATCATAGCTTAGCACAAAACGCAGCATATTTGGCTGCAGATGATGTTTTTATTTCGTTGGGAACCACTAAAAAGAAAACTCCAGATCAAAAAGAGTATTATCAAATAGACCATGATTACCCGGTGCTAGCTGCGCAGCTGACCAAAGCAAATGGCGCAAGTGCAGTAATGTTGCTATCGGCAGTGGGGGCTAATGCCAAATCGAACATCTTCTATACGAAAACTAAAGGCGAAGCAGAAAGAGATGTTATTGCGGTTGGCTTTGAGCATACGCATATCTTCCGTCCTTCAATAATTATGGGCAACAGAGCAGAAAGCAGGCCTTTAGAAAAGATATTCATCAAAATATTCTCGGTAGCTAACCTTTTATTGGTGGGCAAACTGAATAAATACAAAGGAATTACCGCCGAAAATATTGCAAAAGCAATGATAAAAGCTGCGCAAATACCAACGGAAAAAGTTAAATTTTACCACTGGAAGGAGATGATAGAGCTTAGTTAA
- a CDS encoding phosphatase PAP2 family protein: MMQELLQFDTELFLKIHRSLSNDFFDWLMPLLRNRFFWSPLYLFIVIFCIRQYKKAGLFIIGGVLLTFALGDGISAKIIKPNVGRIRPCNEIRLADQIIHRVSCGGGKSFPSSHATNHFAIAVFLIGVFYRKWKAILPIGILWAAAISFAQVYVGVHYPIDVFCGMILGILLGLLTTAIYRYTEQKFLKRTIVATN; the protein is encoded by the coding sequence ATGATGCAAGAGCTCTTACAGTTCGATACCGAACTATTTTTAAAGATACATCGCAGTTTAAGCAACGATTTTTTCGACTGGCTTATGCCTTTACTACGCAACCGCTTTTTTTGGTCGCCTTTGTACTTGTTCATCGTTATATTCTGTATCAGGCAATACAAAAAAGCCGGGCTATTTATTATTGGCGGTGTACTTTTAACTTTTGCATTGGGAGATGGAATTTCAGCAAAAATTATCAAGCCAAATGTTGGCAGAATAAGACCCTGCAATGAAATACGTTTGGCAGATCAAATTATTCATCGCGTATCCTGCGGTGGCGGCAAAAGTTTCCCTTCTTCTCATGCCACCAACCATTTTGCTATTGCGGTGTTCCTAATTGGCGTTTTTTATCGCAAATGGAAAGCCATTTTACCTATCGGGATTTTATGGGCTGCAGCCATTAGTTTTGCACAAGTTTACGTAGGTGTACACTACCCTATTGATGTTTTTTGCGGCATGATATTAGGTATTTTATTAGGCCTGCTAACTACTGCTATTTACAGGTACACAGAGCAAAAATTCTTAAAAAGAACAATTGTAGCAACTAACTAG
- a CDS encoding cation acetate symporter, which yields MIYDISITALIFFCIFVGLVLGLSFYFGRKKSDSSSYYAAGGQIHWAVNGIAFAGDYLSAASFLGICGMIAVAGFDGFLYAIGFLAGWIVALFLIAEPFKRLGKYTFTDALNSKFNSRAITLAASVSTLIISVFYLIPQMVGAGDLVMPLLGLPHWAGVILVGAIVIAIVASAGMASTTYVQFLKGGLLIVLSLILTAYILKNGLTLSPGNKENPYHTFTELKPQVNGDKVTVVPNWELVSQQNVGGKNFVKLSQNGIERWFVLSTPNGEPVLKETLTIVQKANGEKLYNGETKDKRKFYQVGHLSKIIVNGKEVDKTGALGPFQYLSTIKESQVVRFLQTKLTDGTDQVAIYYPEVTAGAKFMLPGLKYKIGTDASLWSKLDFVSLMLALFLGTAALPHILIRYYTVKTPRDARKSTILAIAAIGGFYILTLFIGLGAGVNGVMDVESSNMAAPLLAKAFGAVLFSIISAVAFATVLGTVAGLIVASSGAIAHDFIDIYLKKNLTDDNKVKVGKIAAVVVGVFAILLGMAFKGINVSFLVGWAFAIAASANLPAILFLLFWKRTSSTGISASIVVGIVASLAIILTSPTMWDKYGLGAENAMHQMENPALISFPLAVLTVYVFSILYPKKEVRIVEAA from the coding sequence ATGATTTATGATATTTCGATTACTGCGCTGATTTTCTTTTGCATTTTCGTGGGCTTAGTGCTCGGCCTATCCTTTTATTTTGGCCGCAAGAAGAGCGATTCTTCGTCGTATTATGCTGCGGGCGGGCAAATCCATTGGGCGGTTAACGGTATTGCTTTTGCTGGCGATTACTTATCTGCAGCCTCGTTTCTTGGTATTTGCGGTATGATTGCCGTTGCAGGTTTCGATGGGTTTCTATACGCTATCGGTTTTTTAGCAGGGTGGATTGTAGCGCTGTTTTTAATTGCAGAGCCTTTCAAGCGCTTGGGCAAATATACCTTTACCGATGCTTTAAACTCAAAATTCAACTCAAGGGCAATTACTTTAGCTGCATCGGTTAGTACATTAATTATCTCAGTGTTTTACCTTATACCACAAATGGTTGGGGCGGGAGACCTGGTTATGCCACTATTAGGCTTACCACATTGGGCTGGCGTAATTTTAGTAGGTGCAATTGTAATTGCCATTGTGGCCAGTGCAGGCATGGCATCAACTACCTATGTGCAATTTTTAAAAGGTGGATTGCTTATTGTACTTTCCTTAATTTTAACTGCATATATTCTTAAAAATGGTCTAACATTATCTCCCGGAAACAAGGAAAATCCTTACCATACATTTACAGAGCTAAAGCCGCAAGTAAACGGAGATAAAGTTACGGTTGTTCCTAATTGGGAGTTGGTAAGTCAGCAAAATGTTGGTGGCAAAAACTTTGTGAAATTAAGTCAGAATGGTATAGAAAGATGGTTTGTTTTAAGTACGCCTAATGGCGAGCCAGTGCTTAAAGAAACCTTGACCATTGTGCAAAAAGCCAATGGCGAGAAATTATACAATGGAGAAACTAAAGACAAGAGGAAATTTTATCAGGTTGGTCATTTAAGTAAAATCATTGTTAATGGCAAAGAAGTAGATAAAACAGGTGCATTAGGCCCTTTTCAGTATTTATCCACCATTAAAGAAAGTCAAGTAGTGCGCTTTTTGCAGACTAAACTTACAGATGGAACCGACCAGGTTGCGATTTATTACCCCGAAGTTACGGCCGGTGCTAAATTTATGTTGCCAGGTTTGAAATATAAAATAGGTACAGATGCTAGCCTGTGGAGTAAATTGGATTTTGTATCGTTAATGTTGGCGCTGTTTTTAGGAACAGCTGCTTTACCACACATCCTTATCCGTTACTATACTGTAAAAACACCTCGTGATGCACGTAAATCAACCATTTTAGCTATTGCAGCCATTGGCGGTTTTTATATTTTAACTTTGTTTATTGGCCTTGGTGCCGGTGTTAATGGCGTAATGGATGTAGAATCTAGCAACATGGCTGCTCCTTTATTAGCTAAGGCCTTTGGCGCAGTGCTGTTTTCTATTATCTCTGCTGTAGCTTTTGCTACAGTTTTGGGTACGGTAGCTGGATTAATTGTAGCTTCATCGGGTGCTATAGCGCATGATTTTATTGATATTTATTTAAAGAAAAACCTAACCGACGACAATAAAGTTAAAGTAGGTAAGATAGCAGCAGTGGTAGTTGGTGTTTTCGCTATTTTATTAGGGATGGCATTCAAAGGTATCAACGTTTCGTTTTTAGTAGGTTGGGCTTTTGCTATTGCAGCTTCTGCTAATTTACCGGCAATTTTGTTCTTGTTGTTTTGGAAACGAACATCGTCAACCGGTATTTCTGCATCAATTGTGGTAGGTATTGTGGCTTCTTTAGCTATTATTTTAACCTCGCCAACCATGTGGGATAAATATGGTTTAGGAGCAGAAAATGCAATGCATCAAATGGAAAACCCTGCATTAATTTCGTTTCCGCTAGCGGTATTAACGGTGTACGTGTTTTCAATTTTATATCCTAAAAAGGAAGTTAGAATAGTAGAAGCTGCTTAA
- a CDS encoding DNA-3-methyladenine glycosylase I — translation MQPEERKALHANYHDNHYGFPIHDDNELFGRLILEINQAGLSWETILKKEEGFRKAYADFDIKKVANFNEADRQRLLQDPGIIRNKLKVNAAIENAKTILGIQQEFGSFEKWLEHHHPKTKAEWVKLFKKTFKFTGGEIVGEFLMSIGYLPGAHDASCAIHAEVLKSNPKWMGS, via the coding sequence ATGCAACCCGAAGAACGTAAGGCTTTGCATGCTAACTATCATGACAACCATTACGGCTTCCCTATACATGATGATAATGAGTTGTTTGGCAGGTTAATTTTAGAAATCAACCAAGCGGGTTTAAGCTGGGAAACTATTTTAAAAAAAGAAGAAGGTTTTAGAAAAGCTTACGCGGATTTTGATATCAAGAAAGTAGCTAATTTTAACGAAGCGGATAGGCAACGTTTATTACAAGACCCCGGTATCATCCGAAACAAACTAAAAGTAAATGCCGCCATAGAAAATGCGAAGACTATTTTAGGCATACAGCAAGAATTTGGCAGTTTCGAAAAATGGTTGGAGCATCATCATCCTAAAACCAAAGCAGAGTGGGTTAAGCTCTTTAAAAAAACTTTCAAATTTACTGGCGGAGAAATAGTTGGCGAGTTTTTAATGAGTATTGGTTATTTGCCAGGCGCTCACGATGCTTCTTGTGCAATTCATGCCGAGGTTTTGAAAAGTAATCCGAAGTGGATGGGATCATAA
- a CDS encoding YciI family protein, with translation MKKILITLFFALFAFLSQAQEKPKYDEALAKKLGADNYGMKMYVLVILKTGSNTTATKAQTDSLFKGHMTNIDRLAKENKLVVAGPLAKNDKQYRGIFILNTKSLEEAKTWLATDPAVSAKLLDADIFNWYGSAALPEYLPYHDKVQKTNF, from the coding sequence ATGAAAAAAATACTCATTACTTTATTTTTTGCGTTATTTGCTTTTTTATCGCAAGCACAAGAAAAGCCGAAGTATGATGAAGCCCTAGCCAAAAAACTGGGCGCCGACAATTATGGCATGAAAATGTACGTATTAGTTATCCTTAAAACCGGGAGCAATACCACAGCCACCAAAGCACAAACCGATAGCCTTTTTAAAGGACACATGACCAACATCGACAGATTAGCTAAAGAAAATAAATTGGTAGTGGCTGGTCCTTTAGCTAAAAACGACAAACAGTATCGAGGCATTTTTATCCTTAACACCAAATCTTTAGAAGAAGCTAAAACTTGGCTAGCTACCGACCCAGCTGTAAGCGCTAAACTACTAGATGCTGATATTTTTAACTGGTATGGTTCGGCAGCCTTGCCAGAATATCTTCCCTATCATGATAAAGTACAAAAAACCAACTTTTAA